A window of Tripterygium wilfordii isolate XIE 37 chromosome 7, ASM1340144v1, whole genome shotgun sequence contains these coding sequences:
- the LOC120002944 gene encoding bZIP transcription factor 18-like isoform X2 translates to MEIRDPKPNSILGSNSSPNLNPPPYHAHIANTNLNAGTSISPSPPTITAAASPQSIFSGSGPLHRRAHSEVSFRIPEDMSIIVMNLSPSGPANGGGGGGSSTASLEEIGSEDDLFFTYIDVEKVNGDNGSTGGSGTGGNFSSGNCTDQTVGGGEGEKKPQSTSRSRHRHGNSVDGSAYDEIMEAKKAMPPDKLAELWSIDPKRAKRILANRQSAARSKERKARYILELERKVQTLQTEATTLSAQLTLFQRDTMGLSSENTELKLRLQAMEQQAKLRDALNEALKKEVERLKIVTGEITSPAESFDLGMHQISYAPSFLPISQQPGPSDHQNMPMAPFNHSQWA, encoded by the exons ATGGAGATCCGAGATCCGAAACCCAATAGCATTCTGGGTTCGAATTCCAGTCCCAATCTGAATCCTCCTCCTTACCATGCTCACATTGCTAACACAAATCTAAATGCCGGTACTTCGATATCTCCATCACCACCAACAATAACGGCGGCAGCGTCGCCACAGTCCATCTTCTCCGGGAGTGGGCCTCTCCACAGGAGGGCCCATTCGGAGGTTAGTTTCCGAATTCCTGAGGACATGAGCATCATAGTGATGAATCTATCGCCATCAGGTCCTGCAAACGGCGGCGGAGGAGGAGGCTCGTCCACGGCAAGCCTCGAGGAGATCGGATCGGAGGACGACCTTTTTTTCACCTACATTGACGTTGAAAAGGTAAACGGAGACAATGGAAGTACAGGAGGAAGTGGAACGGGAGGGAATTTTAGTTCGGGAAACTGTACGGATCAGACTGTGGGTGGtggagagggagagaaaaaGCCCCAGTCGACTTCTCGGTCAAGGCATAGACACGGCAACTCGGTGGACGGTAGTGCTTATGACGAGATAATGGAGGCCAAGAAGGCTATGCCTCCGGATAAGCTCGCGGAGCTATGGAGTATTGATCCTAAGCGTGCTAaaag AATACTTGCAAATCGTCAGTCAGCTGCTCgttcaaaagagagaaaagcgCGATATATACTAGAACTCGAGCGAAAAGTTCAGACCCTTCAAACAGAAGCCACCACGCTTTCTGCCCAACTTACTTTATTCCAG AGGGACACAATGGGACTAAGTAGTGAAAATACAGAGCTTAAGCTTCGGTTGCAAGCTATGGAGCAACAGGCTAAGTTGCGTGATG CTCTTAATGAAGCACTAAAGAAGGAAGTTGAGAGACTCAAGATTGTGACTGGGGAAATAACTAGTCCCGCTGAGTCGTTTGACTTGGGAATGCATCAGATATCCTATGCTCCATCATTCCTTCCAATTTCACAACAGCCTGGACCTTCTGATCACCAGAACATGCCAATGGCACCATTTAACCATTCCCAAT GGGCTTGA
- the LOC120002944 gene encoding transcription factor RF2b-like isoform X1 yields the protein MEIRDPKPNSILGSNSSPNLNPPPYHAHIANTNLNAGTSISPSPPTITAAASPQSIFSGSGPLHRRAHSEVSFRIPEDMSIIVMNLSPSGPANGGGGGGSSTASLEEIGSEDDLFFTYIDVEKVNGDNGSTGGSGTGGNFSSGNCTDQTVGGGEGEKKPQSTSRSRHRHGNSVDGSAYDEIMEAKKAMPPDKLAELWSIDPKRAKRILANRQSAARSKERKARYILELERKVQTLQTEATTLSAQLTLFQRDTMGLSSENTELKLRLQAMEQQAKLRDALNEALKKEVERLKIVTGEITSPAESFDLGMHQISYAPSFLPISQQPGPSDHQNMPMAPFNHSQCRISPHHVNQTNSHPFSEISQNDPLGRLQGLDISSKEPNTVKCEGPSVSASESSTTL from the exons ATGGAGATCCGAGATCCGAAACCCAATAGCATTCTGGGTTCGAATTCCAGTCCCAATCTGAATCCTCCTCCTTACCATGCTCACATTGCTAACACAAATCTAAATGCCGGTACTTCGATATCTCCATCACCACCAACAATAACGGCGGCAGCGTCGCCACAGTCCATCTTCTCCGGGAGTGGGCCTCTCCACAGGAGGGCCCATTCGGAGGTTAGTTTCCGAATTCCTGAGGACATGAGCATCATAGTGATGAATCTATCGCCATCAGGTCCTGCAAACGGCGGCGGAGGAGGAGGCTCGTCCACGGCAAGCCTCGAGGAGATCGGATCGGAGGACGACCTTTTTTTCACCTACATTGACGTTGAAAAGGTAAACGGAGACAATGGAAGTACAGGAGGAAGTGGAACGGGAGGGAATTTTAGTTCGGGAAACTGTACGGATCAGACTGTGGGTGGtggagagggagagaaaaaGCCCCAGTCGACTTCTCGGTCAAGGCATAGACACGGCAACTCGGTGGACGGTAGTGCTTATGACGAGATAATGGAGGCCAAGAAGGCTATGCCTCCGGATAAGCTCGCGGAGCTATGGAGTATTGATCCTAAGCGTGCTAaaag AATACTTGCAAATCGTCAGTCAGCTGCTCgttcaaaagagagaaaagcgCGATATATACTAGAACTCGAGCGAAAAGTTCAGACCCTTCAAACAGAAGCCACCACGCTTTCTGCCCAACTTACTTTATTCCAG AGGGACACAATGGGACTAAGTAGTGAAAATACAGAGCTTAAGCTTCGGTTGCAAGCTATGGAGCAACAGGCTAAGTTGCGTGATG CTCTTAATGAAGCACTAAAGAAGGAAGTTGAGAGACTCAAGATTGTGACTGGGGAAATAACTAGTCCCGCTGAGTCGTTTGACTTGGGAATGCATCAGATATCCTATGCTCCATCATTCCTTCCAATTTCACAACAGCCTGGACCTTCTGATCACCAGAACATGCCAATGGCACCATTTAACCATTCCCAATGTAGGATATCGCCTCATCATGTAAATCAAACCAATTCTCATCCTTTCTCAGAAATCTCACAAAACGATCCTCTTGGCCGATTACAGGGGCTTGATATTAGTAGTAAGGAACCAAATACTGTTAAATGTGAGGGCCCCTCAGTTTCTGCAAGCGAAAGTAGCACTACCCTTTGA
- the LOC120002945 gene encoding non-specific lipid-transfer protein 1-like produces the protein MVKFQVVRVSCIAVLIMSILVGVPEANAASAITCEQVTIWLTPCIGYGVLGGVVPDACCSGIKALNAASKTAEDRRTQCQCVKEGAARIPGLNYDRVNTLPDICGSACPYKLSPTLDCSKLN, from the exons ATGGTTAAGTTCCAAGTTGTTAGGGTTTCATGCATTGCAGTGCTTATAATGTCCATCTTGGTTGGTGTTCCGGAGGCGAATGCAGCGTCGGCAATAACATGTGAGCAGGTGACGATCTGGCTGACCCCTTGCATTGGGTATGGAGTCTTAGGAGGGGTGGTGCCAGACGCTTGCTGTTCGGGGATCAAAGCACTGAATGCTGCCTCTAAGACCGCAGAAGATCGTAGGACCCAATGCCAGTGTGTCAAGGAAGGAGCTGCCAGGATCCCCGGACTCAACTACGACAGAGTTAACACCCTCCCCGACATATGTGGGAGTGCTTGTCCTTACAAGCTTAGCCCCACTCTTGACTGCTCAAA GCTCAACTGA
- the LOC120002942 gene encoding uncharacterized protein LOC120002942 encodes MDPDILRWCIEFIARQETVSDNLLTKILSGLPVVTERSSLQKELVIRAITGCISEGLITESILNSLEKMEELDRGDGIMVAASLKRAYCAAAVDCTTVYLEASSFKQGKYLEAVDRIWRGRFRGLESRQSELVTDELKGCRDEIEAALWDAHARVRLLARQTNALHLIDVYLNEVLTIVGPPFLEVVAQTQTKQPRLVSSVEVRAQNLGNLDSGGVDVVGVEELSSRANEGIEAKGEEQKKPHDAKNNQMEASGTGSGGSTYRGQSETDVMVLEREEAENAGDVGWLGDENLKEYQHNHGQSSSSICVELRAAKRKEFHGKMELPKCQHPTSRRQARRPAVINDIDDEELPIELPPRSKYDILPSPEFNKVIESLRASSLELQRVVRDPLPDALRIAEAVQSKIARNQVHHDLDTANTPNSGETVQNVGSHILKRSVHTHSSDQAVHNNVPRPSLMERNVTAHTYEWDDSVDGSPQRIRLDDPTRAATSPLNKLSRKRKGNWTGAEEEALLQGVREYGVGNWKLIWNAKQDVLALRSTVDLKDKWRNMQKYHRGSV; translated from the exons ATGGACCCTGATATATTGCGGTGGTGTATTGAATTCATCGCTAGGCAAGAAACGGTTTCTGATAACCTGCTCACCAAAATTCTCTCTGGTCTCCCGGTTGTGACGGAGCGTTCGAGTCTTCAGAAGGAGCTTGTAATCCGGGCAATTACTGGCTGTATCTCGGAAGGTCTGATAACAGAATCGATTCTCAACTCGCTCGAGAAAATGGAGGAACTGGACCGGGGCGATGGCATCATGGTTGCGGCTTCTCTCAAGCGCGCTTATTGCGCGGCAGCCGTGGATTGCACAACAGTCTACTTGGAGGCATCATCATTCAAGCAGGGCAAGTACTTGGAGGCTGTGGATAGGATCTGGAGGGGTAGATTCAGGGGGTTGGAGTCAAGGCAGAGTGAATTGGTCACGGATGAGCTGAAAGGGTGTAGGGACGAGATCGAGGCTGCACTGTGGGACGCACATGCCCGCGTGAGATTATTGGCGAGGCAAACTAATGCTTTGCATTTGATTGATGTTTACTTGAATGAGGTTTTGACAATTGTGGGTCCTCCATTTCTTGAAGTGGTTGCCCAAACACAGACCAAGCAGCCAAGATTGGTGTCCAGCGTCGAAGTTAGAGCTCAAAATTTGGGTAATTTGGATTCTGGTGGAGTTGATGTCGTAGGTGTAGAAGAGCTGAGTTCTCGTGCTAATGAAGGAATTGAAGCTAAAGGCGAAGAACAAAAGAAGCCACATGATGCAAagaataatcaaatggaagcgTCAGGGACTGGCAGTGGTGGAAGTACATATCGAGGTCAAAGTGAAACTGATGTAATGGTACTAGAAAGAGAGGAAGCAGAGAATGCGGGTGATGTGGGTTGGCTGGGTGATGAAAATTTGAAGGAATATCAGCATAACCATGGACAGAGCTCATCGAGTATATGCGTTGAATTGCGAGCTGCTAAGAGGAAAG aatttcATGGAAAAATGGAATTGCCTAAATGCCAGCATCCTACATCTCGAAGACAAGCCAGGAGACCTGCGGTTATTAATGACATTGACGATGAGGAGTTGCCCATAGAACTGCCTCCTCGAAGCAAATATGATATTCTGCCGTCCCCTGAGTTTAATAAAGTGATAGAATCTCTCAGAGCTagttctttggaattgcaaaggGTGGTAAGGGACCCTCTCCCAGATGCATTGCGAATTGCTGAGGCAGTGCAATCCAAAATAGCCAGAAATCAAGTGCATCATGACTTGGACACTGCAAATACCCCCAACAGTGGTGAAACTGTTCAAAATGTAGGGTCTCACATCTTAAAAAGGAGTGTACATACCCACAGTAGTGATCAAGCTGTACACAATAATGTTCCTAGACCTAGCTTGATGGAAAGGAATGTCACTGCCCATACCTATGAG TGGGATGATTCAGTGGATGGATCGCCTCAGAGAATTCGCCTGGATGACCCAACAAGAGCGGCTACATCTCCTCTAAACAAACTAAGTAGGAAACGCAAAGGAAACTGGACTGGAGCAGAAGAAGAAGCTTTATTGCAGGGTGTTAGAGA GTATGGTGTGGGAAATTGGAAACTCATTTGGAATGCCAAGCAAGATGTGCTTGCACTACGGTCCACA GTTGATCTTAAGGATAAGTGGCGAAACATGCAAAAGTATCACCGTGGTTCCGTCTAA